Proteins encoded by one window of Sorex araneus isolate mSorAra2 chromosome 3, mSorAra2.pri, whole genome shotgun sequence:
- the C3H11orf52 gene encoding uncharacterized protein C11orf52 homolog, with translation MGNRLCCGCRGPWSCPSVFQRKKKTGSQARGTQKLQEQLQQNGTKTPGTAGPSDRRHSRQPDRRRERSVSLRSEESNLHYADIQVCSRGPARHTSAPRRQPLEKATEYAVLRFPQATPRYDSKNGTLV, from the exons ATGGGAAACCGATTGTGCTGCGGCTGCAGGGGACCTTG GAGCTGCCCATctgtttttcaaaggaaaaagaagacag GGAGCCAAGCAAGAGGGACACAGAAGCTGCAGGAGCAACTGCAGCAGAATGGCACAAAG ACCCCGGGCACAGCAGGCCCCTCGGACAGACGGCACAGCAGGCAGCCTGACCGCCGGAGGGAGAGAAGTGTAAGCCTCAGGTCGGAGGAAAGCAACTTGCATTACGCAGACATCCAAGTGTGCAGCCGAGGCCCGGCCCGCCACACCAGCGCGCCCAGACGCCAGCCCTTGGAAAAGGCCACGGAGTACGCGGTCCTCCGTTTCCCGCAGGCCACACCCCGCTACGACAGCAAGAACGGGACGCTAGTGTGA
- the CRYAB gene encoding alpha-crystallin B chain — protein sequence MDIAIHHPWIRRPFFPFHSPSRLFDQFFGEHLLEPDFFPSSSLSPFYLRPSSFLRMPSWIDTGLSEMRLEKDRFSVNLDVKHFSPEELKVKVLGDVIEVHGKHEERQDEHGFISREFQRKYRIPADVDPLTITSSLSSDGVLTVNGPRKQASGPERTIPITREEKPAVTSPKK from the exons ATGGACATCGCCATCCACCACCCCTGGATCCGCcgtcctttcttccctttccacTCCCCCAGCCGCCTCTTTGACCAGTTCTTCGGAGAGCACCTGCTTGAGCCTGACTTCTTTCCGTCCTCCTCCCTGAGCCCCTTCTACCTGCGGCCATCCTCATTCCTGCGGATGCCCAGCTGGATTGACACTGGCCTCTCAGAA ATGCGTCTGGAGAAGGACAGGTTTTCTGTCAACCTGGATGTGAAGCACTTCTCCCCGGAGGAACTCAAGGTCAAGGTGCTGGGCGACGTGATTGAGGTGCATGGCAAGCATGAAGAGCGCCAG GATGAACATGGTTTCATTTCCCGGGAGTTCCAAAGAAAATACCGGATTCCAGCTGATGTGGACCCTCTTACCATTACTTCATCCCTGTCATCTGATGGGGTCCTCACTGTGAATGGACCAAGGAAACAGGCCTCTGGCCCTGAACGCACCATTCCCATTACCCGTGAAGAGAAGCCTGCCGTTACTAGCCCCAAGAAGTAG
- the HSPB2 gene encoding heat shock protein beta-2, whose protein sequence is MSGRSVPHAHPATTEYEFANPSRLGEQRFGEGLLPEEILTPTLYHGYYVRPRAARAGEGSRAGASELRLSEGKFQAFLDVSHFTPDEVTVRTVDNLLEVSARHPQRLDRHGFVSREFCRTYVLPADVDPWRLRAALSHDGILHLEAPRGGRHSDTEINEVHVSLLPAPPDLEEEGDAAGVES, encoded by the exons ATGTCGGGCCGCTCGGTGCCACATGCCCACCCGGCCACCACCGAGTATGAGTTTGCCAACCCGAGCCGCCTGGGCGAGCAGCGCTTTGGAGAAG gcctcctgccggAAGAAATCCTGACCCCCACCCTCTACCACGGCTACTACGTCCGGCCCCGGGCCGCCCGCGCCggggagggcagcagggcaggggcgtCGGAGCTCAGGCTCAGTGAGGGCAAGTTCCAGGCCTTCCTGGACGTGAGCCACTTCACCCCCGATGAGGTGACGGTGAGGACTGTGGACAACCTGCTGGAGGTGTCCGCCCGGCACCCCCAGCGCCTGGACCGCCACGGCTTCGTGTCCCGCGAGTTCTGCCGCACCTACGTGCTGCCCGCCGACGTGGACCCCTGGCGGCTGCGCGCCGCCCTCTCCCACGACGGCATCCTTCACCTGGAGGCCCCCAGGGGGGGCCGGCACTCGGACACAGAGATCAATGAGGTGCACGTCTCCCTGCTCCCCGCGCCACCTGACCTCGAGGAAGAGGGGGACGCGGCGGGAGTGGAGTCCTGA